Below is a genomic region from Panthera tigris isolate Pti1 chromosome E1, P.tigris_Pti1_mat1.1, whole genome shotgun sequence.
CACGTGTGATCACACACCTACGGGGTGAACACGGGCAACTGCTGCTTCCTTGAGAAGAAGCTGAGGTTCCGGAGTGGCTGGGCCCAGGCCGGCAGTCATGGCTGGCCCTACTTGGGCTCCTGGGTGTGTGCACCCTGATCTGGCCCCTGGTCCCGCTGGCAGAGGCCCAGCCACTAGCcccctggtggtggggggggggggggggacagcctTGCTGTGGCTGTGGGGGCCCTGCCTGGAGTCAGGGTTCCCGAGACCAGTCCTGTGTGGGGACGGTCATCCGGCAAACCCCTCCCGCAGGCCTGTCTGGACCGTGGCCAGGTCGCGGGGCACAACGGAGGACAGTCAGCCCTTGTCCTTCCCAGCACAGGCCCTACAGTCCAGCCGCACGGCTCTCTGGCCTGCGGGAAGGCCCCTGTGGTTGGTTCGTCAGCAAAATGCAGCCAGTGGTGTGTGAAGGGCTTCCTCTGCGAGGGTCAGAGGAGGTGTTGGACACAAAGGCGGCTGTGCGTGTTCAGCTGGCGAGCAGGGCCGCGGTGGCACTGGAGGTGGCGACAGGGACAGTGCTGGTGGCGGTGGTGCCTTCTGGACTGTTCTCCCGTCTCGGGACCACCGTGCACCTGCCTGTCCCTTTCCCGGGGGAATCCCCTACTAAGGGCAAGCTCTGCCTTCCAGGGTAGAAGCCGGACACGCCCCACGTTCGCCTGCTAGGTCCTTTGCAATAAGCCTGAGGGCATAtgacctgccccccaccccccatgttcAGATGCTGACCTGGCAGCCAGTGGCCTGTGGGGGGACACGGGGGCTGCCGAGGCAGCCGGAGCTGCAGGTTCTGCCGAGTGCTGGTGGCTTCACCCCAATGCTGTTGCCGGCCGGGCAGCCCCAAACCCGTCTTCCTCCCCATGGGGTGTCTGGGAGCACCCCACTGGCCTGCACGATCTTCTTTTACCTCCGTCAACCAGAGCCTGCTTGTTTCTGCTGCTTCCACCGCTGGCCTTCAGTGACGCAATGTGGCTAACAGAAATATGGTCCCGAATGGCTCAAGGACACGAAGTATCTCATATGAGTGCAAGTCTGGAGGCCCCGGGGTCGTGGGGTCGCAGGCAGGACACCACTGCCTGTCCAGTGGCGTCATCAAAGCCCTTTGCTCGCTTCTCATGGGGCCGCTCTCCTGGAACAGCTCCGACATCGGGCTGGTGCCCTTGTGGTCACAAGACGGCTGCTGACAACAGCCGTGTGAGCTGGAGCCCCTCGGCCGCGGTCTGTCTGGAGGGGTGTGTGACCGGAGATGCCCAGGACGCTGGCCTCAGAGGTGGCAGTGGCGTGCGGCCCCGGCCGAAGCCCACAGCGCCCACGGGCACTGGACACTGTCAGCACTGCTGATGGGACGGTGGCGGTGGAGACAGACCCCGCTTTGGAGGGACGGCCTTGGGAGCCGGGCAAGGACCCCAGGTCTCACCCTCTCTAGCACAGGCCCTGCCTGGCGCCCGCCCCACCTTCCTGGGGACAGGCTTGGACAGGATCTGGCCCTGACCCTCAGGCCCCCATTCCCTCCGGCCCCACCAGCCGGACACGCTGGAGGCCAGCCTCGTCCGGAGCTCTATGATGTGTCACATCACTGGAAACAGGGGCGTGGTTCATGGGAACATACCAGGGAGGCTCCGGtgcctgccctctccccccaccccaccccagcatgAATGTCCCCTGTGTCCCCCTTCCAGGAACCCCAGGCAGAGCCTCAGATAGTCTTGCCCTCCCTCAAGGCTCCTGGGAGACCACACATGTgagaggggggctggggaggtgacAGGGGGGCCAGCCTCCGCTCAGTGGACCCCAGGCCCCAGCTGTGTGTCCTGGGCGATGGCTTGAGGAAGAAAGGGACCCCACTGTGCCCACCCAGTGGCTTAGAGTGAGTTATAAATAGAGGCTGGTGTAAGGCTTGGGTCGAGAGGGCAGAGGCAAGCTGATTACCTGACGATTAGCAGAGGCAGGGGATTTGCCGGCACGGAAGGGCCCGGCTCCCGGGGCTGTGGCGGGACCTGGGCCAAGGACCTTCAGGGAACCAGACGTGGAGATCTGCAGTGAGCCCACATGGCCATGGGGGCCCCCGCCCTCCGAGAAGTGCCTTCCAAGTCTTAATTCCAAAGGGTTCTAGATGGGAGCCCCTCTGTCTCCAGCGTTGCCCCCAAGCATGCTTTTCCCCACCTTTCCGCTCCCACCCCCCGACCCAGGGAGAGGCGTGAGGGGCTTCCCATATCCTCCCTCCAGGGGTCAACGTCTCAGCCAACCAAGACGAGGAACTGCATCATGAGACCTTCCTGATGCAAATTGACCAGGAGACAAAGAAGTGTACCTTCTATTCCAGCACGGGGGGCTACTGGACCCTGGTCACCCATGGGGGCATCCAGGCCACGGCCACACAAGTGTGAGTGTGTCCCCATCTCCGCAGCACCTTCACTTCCACatctgccaccatcaccacctccaCTACCACCTCCGTCACCACCGTCACCTCCATCACCATCACCTCCACCGTCACCTCCATCACCACCACTattgtcaccaccaccaccactgtcaccaccatcacctccaccacctccgTCACCATCACAactgtcaccatcaccaccatcacctccaccTCTGTCACAactgtcaccatcaccaccatcacctccaccTCCGTCACCACCATCACCAGCACCATTACATCACCCCCATCTCCAGATCCATCACCACCGCTGTCACCTCATCTGCACCAGGAGGACCACTGGAACGAATGCCCACTGGGGTGAGGGGCAGCTCCTAGTGGTGGTGGGTGTGCCAGAAGAAGGCCAGTGTCTCCCCCTGGGGGGGTTGGTCCCGGACCTGAGGGGGACGGGGAAGCCTGACCCTGAGCTCCCAATGTCTTGCTGCTCCGAGGGGACCATgccctgccttttccagctcgGCCAGCACCATGTTTGAGGTGGAGTGGCGCGGCCGGCGGGTGGCACTCAAGGCTAGCAATGGGCGCTACGTGTGCATGAAGAAGAATGGGCAGCTGGCGGCCACCAGCGATTTTGTGGGTGAGCACTCCTCACCCGTCCTGGGGAAAGAGGGCTGGGCTCTCTGCGCAGAGTCCCGGTCCCTACTGAGAACCCGTTCCTGCCCCCTGCATCACTGCTGCCACAGCGCTTGGTAAGCAACGGTCATCCTTGCTGGTCCAGAAGAGCGCTCGGGACACCAGGGAGCAGTCGGAGCCCAGAGCGCCCTCATCTCCACCGTACATTTGGGGGGACCTGGGGCTCAGTGGCCGCGGGCCCCTTGCCAAGGTCACCAGTGGCCGTGGCCCACGGGGCCCACAAGAGGCGCCAAGAGTCCGGGGGGCCCTTTACGTGCCCCGCCCACCTCACCCAACCCGGGAAGGCGGCAGGCGCGGGGCCACCCCTCAGCCCCCCACTCCGCCCACCAGGTGAGGACGAGGAGTTCATTCTCAAGCTCATCAACCGCCCCATCCTCGTGCTGCGGGGCCTGGACGGCTTCGTCTGCCACCGTCGTGGCTCCAACCAGCTGGACACCAACCGCTCGGTCTACGACGTCTTCCGCCTGAGCTTCAGCGACGGCGCCTACCACATCCGAGGTGCGGATCCGGACGggagtcgggggcggggggcgggggcgcggcgaTCGGAAGGGCCCGACAGGACCCCCGCCGACCGcgtcccccgcccccaggccgtGGCGGCGGCTTCTGGTACACCGGCAGCCACGGCAGCGTGTGCAGCGACGGCGAGCGCGCCGAGGACTTCCTCTTCGAGTTCCGCGAGCGCGGCCGCCTGGCCATCCGCGCCCGGAGCGGCAAGTACCTGCGCGGCGGCGCCTCGGGGCTGCTGCGCGCGGACGCGGACGCTCCCGCCGGGGTCGCGCTCTGGGAGTACTGAGCGGGCGGCCGGCCTGTCCCCCATTAAAACCGTGTCTGTGTCGCAGCGGCCGGCGGGCTCCGTGGCGCCACCGGGCGGGGAGGGGTGTACGCGGAGGGTCTGCGCCTCGGCCCGGGGGGTCGTTCGGCCTCCCCATGCCTCCGCGCCGGAGACCCAGGGTCGGGGAGCTGGGCCGGGAGGAGGGTCCAGGCGACGGCACACCACCCCTCCCGTCCAGGGCAGGGACAGCCCGGACCTTCTCTGGCTCCACCTTGgtttccccccaacccccaccagctGCTGTCACCTGTTGGCCACACAGCTGCTCCCCAACACCCAGGGAGAAGAGCCCCCCTTCCACCCGgcgggtcggggtgggggtgggggtggggctgcctgGTCCGAGACCCCGCGTGTTGCAGCTTGCAGGGGCTTCGGGGTGAGGTGTCTGCTCACACTGTTCTCCCCAGGGGCAGGGTTTTGGAAAGCCCTGGAAGCAAAAGCGACCCCACCCATCCCAAGCAGGGCTGTGTCTGGCTAACCCTGGGGAGAGAGCCCCTCTCAGGCCCTGCACCCACTTGGTTGCTACCAGGCCAGGAAGGGGGCTCCAGGCCTCCTATTCccagggcgccccccccccccccctcacagaCCCTGAGCCTGGGCACCTGCAGGCTGGGCTCCCTGTGGCCAGGCCGGATACCAGGACAAAGTCTGTGGTTCACCAGCCAGCACCCAGAACCCCCAGCCCTCCAGGACCCCCACCCAGGCCGATTCCCCTTGGATGGGCTGGGTGACCTAGGCCATGAGGTGAGAGCCTAGGGGGAGAAGTAGAAcccgggggctgggggaaggggtagTACACGGCCAGGTGGCCTAGAGCCTGAAAGGAGGGGAGACAGCAGACGCCCTGCCACGAGGCCTACATCCCTCTCCAGACCCTGGGCAGCCCCTGCCCGGGGGCCCAaagccccaccctctcccccagtgAGTCCAGCCAGTGTGGGCCAGTTGGGACTGGGGCACTTTGGGGAGGGGGTTCAGGGCAGGGGGTGCAGAGTGGATGTGCTGgaccagagaggggaggaagggaacccctttccctcccctcccaggcccctcctGGGCCTGGCCTGCTCCTGGCCTCACCGCCTTCCCCCTGCCTTGAGTACAAGGAAGGGCGGGACCCAAGTGGGTCCTTTCGTCCAAGGTGGCTGAGTTAACCCTTTTAAGACCACACACCAGAGCCTAGGGGAGGCAGAGGCAAGAAGCCACGGCCTGCGCTGCCCCCTGGTGGCATCCAGGGCAGGAGAATTGGGGGGCTCATCTACTCAGGGCTCACCCCGTGCAAGAAGGCAACAGGCCTGCGTTTGCACGAAAAGATAGCCTCGGGGGTCCTCCAGCTCCCGTTTATTGACCTCTGCCAGAGAGTACACTTGGCCCCAGGCACCTGCTGAATGGAGCCCACACAGCGGctgcagggggcaggcagggaaggtGCCTGGGTCACCGGGAGGGGACAGCTGGGGTGGCAATAAGGGTGTCTTGGCACCCCCAGTCCGAGAAACAGACTGGAGCAGGTGGAGGACGGTCTCGGGTGGCTCGGAGCCGTGCGCGGGGGACGGAGAACCACAGGCAACAGAGACGACGGCTGAGggacacctggtgctcatcccggGCGTCCCATCCCGGACAGGGCGCCGAGAGGGCACCCGGGAACACGAGACTCCCCAAGCACCCGGCTGGGCTGAGGTCGGTCCCCTGGCCTGTGTCCCATTTGCCATCAGCCCCCTGCAGATCTCCGCCAATCCACAAAGGTTCTACACAGTCCCCTTCTCTCCGCGACGTGTATTCTCCTTTTCCGGAGACTGCGTggtctgcccccccccgcccccgccccccccaccagggGCATCCAGCCAGCAGAAGCGCTTTCCCGCCACTGCTGCTTCTCCATCCCTGCCTGGAAGGCCCAGTGCTCAGGCCTCCCAAGGGCGACCCTTGTGAAAGGCCCAGTGAAAGGacggagtgggggtggggagctgtaCGCTGGGGACCAGGGACAGCCAAGCAAATGCCAGGTGCTGGGGTGGCGGTCCCAGCACTGCTCTTTCCACACACTTGCGTGCCCACCGCCTCCGtcactcctccctcctgccctggagCAGCCTCCAGTGTGGGGTCCGTGGGGCGACCACCCACTCTCCCGGGCTCTGACTGGAGCCCCCCCCActggcccctctccctccccagagaTGTCCTCGGTTCTCCCTGGGAGGGACTCGCGTGCCCTGAAGGCCGGGTGGCCACTTCACCCCAGTGCTGGGGACTCCCTACTGGCCCCCAGGACCACGGAGAGGCCAATGCGGGGTTCACCCAAGCATACCTGGGGGAGGCCCAGAAATCCCGGTCAAAGCTGCCACCCAACTGAGGAAGAGGGCAAGCAGAAATAAAACACAGCTGAAGCCAAGGCAGCTCGACAAACAGCGGACGTGTCTTGCAGCAGGGGGTGCCTCAAAGACCCCATGCGCACAGAAGAGCACCACGTCACAGTCCAAAGGAGGGTCACCCTCCCCAAATGCTAAATGTGCCAGCACCAGAATGGGAATCAAGCTGGGCCATTGCCCAGGCTGAGGGAGGCAGCTGGGGGGCTGCAGCCCACCCCGAGGGACCCTGCAAACAATGCACAGTGCCCGGTGCTGAGTGCGGCCTCGGATGGGAGAATCTCCCGGGGGAGTGCTCCAGCCCCTGGGAGCGTCCTCCCAGCCAGTGAGCTCAGCGGCTGCAGAGAAGCAGGGCTGACGGGCCCACAGGTGGACGAAAGGGTctgtgggtgggtgagtgggcgGCCCACCCTACGTCACACCCAGAAACTTCCTCCGGGGCCTGGGCAGGCCACGTGGCAATGCCACCGTTCTGGGGTCCAGACCCCGTTTCCGGGCGGAGGGGACTTCGCTGATCCAGCTTCCAGTGCTCCAGGGCAGAGACCGCCCAGCAGGACCAGGTGCAGCGGGGGCGAAAGGAAGCTGTCGAAGGGAAAGGTGGGACCTGGGGCGTCTCGGGCCGTCTGGGGCCAGGCAGGCGGGGAACAGGAACAGGGCCCAGTGCCCCGCAGGGCAGACCCCAGAGACCTGGCACTTCACACCCCACCTCCTCcgagcaccccgcccccccagagCAGCCAGGAGCCCTGCGTCCCGtatgcacccctcccccacatctaGAGAAAGGGTCGGGGGCTGGAAGcggtcctttctccattgaagaCCCGAGGCCCCCGAGTCGTGGGAGGTCCGAGGAAGGCCCAGAAGGGGCCTGGAGGCTCACCTGGAGGGACATCACaccaggaggaggctggggctgcGCAGCTGCTGGTACACCTGCAGGAGTCGCTCCGCCGTGGTCCGTGAGCCGGCCTCATCGTCTGTGCTCAGCCGGTCCCGCAGGGTCTGCACCTCCCGCAGCAGCGtctgcggggtggggaggggggaatgggcagCACTCAgactccccacctccctgctgggCACAGCCCCGGCCCCTCTGGGGGAGGCCCATCCTACTTGGGAGGACAGTCCCCACTCCCCAGGTGGCGGGCTGTGAGTCCTGGCAGGCTCCACTGTGCTGGGGACACCTGAGGCCTGTGCATGTCCCCAGAGGAGCCCAGCCAGGTCCCGCGCTTGCTGGCCAGGCTGGGGGGAGGCCCAGATGAGGGACCTCACCTCATGGTTGACCTGGATCTGGTGGAGATACTGAACACGGAGGTCGGGTGGGCTGGAGCTCTGGGCAGCCTGTTCCACAACCATCCTCTGGTGGGGGGACAAGGGGCAGGTGGTTGGAGAGGACACTTCCCACCTCCCAtctggagggggtgcctggggccCCATCACCTCCGAGGGCCCCTCTGCATTGCCTGCTGCAGCCCCAGCAGGTTACTTGGAAGGAACGTCCTTCTCGCTCCCCGTTCCTCTGCTGCCCACTCCCTCCCTCGTCCTCACAgagcccttctctcctccttggcGTCAGGACTGGCGCCCGCTGCCCTCGCGGGGGCCACCCAACCTGCCCCATTTGCTTTCTGGGGAAACCCAGGCAGCTCCTGGGAGCTCAGATCCAAGCCCCCAGACAGGCTCGGGCGGCGAGGCCCCACCAGCCTCTGCGGCAAAGCACTGACATCCGGCAGGAGATGCCGGCCCGTGGCAGCCGCTGCAGGAAGaccatgtgggggggggggggcggcggcgacCGTTACGTGGACCACGGTGTCAGCCGACAGGACAGACCGTGGCCTGCAGTCCGCCTGAATGTTCCTGTCAAGGGAGCGTCTGCAGCTCCCTGTTAGGAGCCAAACCTGCCCCCAGATCCATACGTGGAAGCTGCCCCCAGCAGCTCAGCACATGACTGTCCTCTGAGCTGTGGTCTTTGCCAACGAACAAGGGAAGAGGAGGCCACGTGGGTGGGCCCTAAACCGACGTGAGCGGCGTCCTCGTAAGAAGCGTGCAGACGTGCACAGAGGACAGCCGCGGAAAGACACAGGAGAACACGGCTGTCTGTGCACCACGGAGGCCTCGGCCTCCAGCAGGCAATTCCTGCCGTTCGTGCCCAGGCTGTGGTTGTCGTGGCACCTGGACACGAACGTCCCCTCCCTGCCGGTGGTCGGGTCAGCACGCTCCTTCCCGAGCGCCACGTTAAGCGTCAACCTCCTGGCTGCCGTGCTTGGCATGTCTGGAGACGGCCTGGCAGGAGCGAAAGGACGGTCGAAGAGGCCCCTCTCTGGGCACAGGGAACAAGAACCAATCCGGGGGCTGGTGTCCCCACCAGGCCCACACCCCTCTGACAGCTCGACACACTCGGGACTAGATCCCTGAGCTACATGTGCCACGGTGGGCACATGTGCCATCAGTGTTGCGTGGGGGGACCGCTGGGGTCACAGGCTCCTGAGTAGTGCCCACCTGCCTGGGCTGGTGAGGGCTCCTGGGTCCCCAGGGGGCACTGGAGAGTCTAGACGACCACCACTCAGGTCCTCGTCAAAGCCTAAACACCAAGACCGCGGGTTCTCCGATTcccaggtctgggatggggcctgggaaTGTGCTCTGGTAAGTTCCAGGGGGAGGCTGGTTCCAGAGCCATACCGCAGAGCTGTCACCATCACTGCAGACCCCTCTATGACTGTCAAGGCCTCGTTCAGAACAAGTGGGAGGAGATAGGCCGGCCAACCTCGGAGCCAGAGCTCTGTCCCGCCAAGGGCACCAGGTGGGAGGTTTCGTTTGGAACCCGAGGACAGCAATGTGACAGCTCATCCCATGCCAGGTGGCAAAACGGGCCCCAAAGGCGTGTGAGAGGTTGGCTGTCACTCCTGCTTTCTTGGCAGAGACGTGGAGGCTCAGAGTGTAGGCACCTTGTCCCAGGACCCACGTTCGGGGCATCTCACCAGGGCACGGCCTCTCGGCACAGCCAGGCAAGTTGGGAGGCCTGCACGTGAGCGTGACAGGTAGCACACGGACCGTCCTCTTTTGACGCAGTGCCCACGTGGGTTCGCGGCCGCGCTGGGGGCCCGCTGGCACACCAGATGGCGGTGCGTTACTGAAGCGTCATCAGCAAAGCTGCCCTACTCACCCCTCAGCTGCCCACAGCTCACCTGCACGACACGAACACGCACAAGCAAAGAGGAGGGAGGATCGTCCCGCAACACCCACGCAGGCAGCCACGGTCCGCCACAGTCCCATGTTCCCACCACCGCACTCCGACCTCCCGAGCAGGCCCGTGTACCTGCAGACGCCCGATGACAGCATGGTGTGCCTGGCACAGACTGGCCAGAGAGGAGCTCTCCACTTGGATCTCCACGGCCTGCATGGGCCCTGCCGCGCACAGGTGGGTCACCGTCACCTGCAAAGCACGAGGAGCCTCGCTGTCCACGCACCGCCCTGCCCCACCCCGAGGGCAACTCTCAGAGGGCCCCAACTCCCCAGTCTGGGCCGCCCCTCTGCAGCCTGGAAGCGGAGAGGTGCGGGAGGGCTCCCGGGCCTGGGCCTCCCCACCTGCTAACTTGTACCTGAGAGCCCGCCACCTGCACCCGACCAGCAGCATCCCGTTGGGAACTGCCGCCCAGAAGGCGTCCCGCTCCCATGGGACGGACACTCACGGCTCCCGTGGGACGGACTACAGCCACGGCACTCACTCTACAATGCGGTGACTCTGTGCCCACTCCACCGTGGACAGCCCACACCGGGCATCCCGGGTCACCCGGCAGCAAGGTCAGGGTTTCAGAAGTGAAACTGGGAGGGGACCGGGTGCCCAAAGTCAGCCAAGTGCCCCCAGGAAGTTCTGGGCACACCGAGCTCAGGGTGAAGCCCTGGCACAGCACGGGCAGGCCGGAGGCCAGGATGTGCTGCCTCGCTCCCCACGCAGGACCCAACGGCCCAGGGGCGGAGCCACTGTCCTAGAAGTTCTTCCTTCCGCAGCCTGGGATGTGCTAGGTTGCGAGTGCTCACCAGGCCGACTATCCGGCCCTTCCCACCACCTGGGGAGCCACCGTCAGGGCCCAGAATCGGCCCAGGGATATGCCAACACAGGCACGCTGATCTGGCCTGAAAGGCTGTGCAGTGGGCGGCCCGCCACCTCAGGGACAGGTGTCTTGGCAGCCTGGGCCACTGTGTGAGCCTCCAACGCTGGATTGTGACAGTCTGCTGGACGCGACCCCAGGCCTGCCACCGGGAGCATCTTGGGAGGGAAGGTGTGTGCGAGAAGCGTGCTGGCAGTTGGTTCCGGGGTCTCAGCGCCCCTGTAGGGCAGGGGTTTGGTGGTTCAGGGCCTGGGGTCAGTGGGGTCCCGGAGTACACACTGTCGCCAAgcaatgctggggcacctggccaCGAATTCCAGCAGTGCGTGGGCCCGTCCCCACAGGGGCCTGAAACGCGAGGTCCACGCTGCCACTGGCCCCGCGAAGGCTGTTCCGGCACAAGCGTGGGTCGGGCGGTGCACGTCAGAAACCTCCGGAAGGTTGGCCCCAATACCCTGACTCCTCTCAAGCAGCCCAGAGATGCTGGGGGCTCTCAGACGCCGCTCTGAAAACCACCACTATCGACACAACTTCCCCAGAGAGCTGACCCCTGGCTTGCCTCTCGGACGACAAGGTGGAGGTCAGTGCCGTCGGGGGCCACTCCCCGGACGGAGGACAGCAGTCGGGCCCTCACGACGTCCAGGGCGCTGTTCTCGGCAAGCAGCCACTGCAGGGTGGCACAGCCCAGGGACACGCCTGGTGGAGAGAGGCACCGCAGGGAGCTCGCACAGGTCCTGGAAGAGGCGGGAGCCCCGCGTCCACAGGCAGGAGCCAGGCCGTCAGCGACACCAACCTGGCTGACCGTCCCCCAGGGCGGCCCTCAGaagccctgccgacaccttgatggTGGCCACCGACGGGGGCGGGAACTTGGCCCGCAGGGAAGCGGGTCCGGCCGGCTCGCCGCCCGGCCCGAGGCGCGCTCCCAAGAAGGTGTCCACGGGGTCGCCAGCGGGGCTGCGCGGGCTGGGGGCCTGCGTGGGGGGCGCGGCCAGGCCAGGAAAGCGTAGGCACTGGAGCACGTCCACGGTGTGCTCGCTCAGGGGCAGGCAGACGCCGTCTTGCTCAGGCAACATGTCGGGGGGGCACCCTCGCAAGGAGGGGTCCTCGGAAGAGTCTGGGGGGGCGAGGGCCCCGCCCACAACCTCCCGGAGGCTGTAGTGGAGCGCACAGGACACCGTCACAGGCAGGTCCGGCGCGCCGTCCTCACCGGGACCCAGGGGCAGCGTCACCTCCCGCCGGTCGCCGGGGCCCAGCCGGTCCACGGGGATGGTGTAGGTGGCGGCCAAGCCGGCCGAGTCTGGGTCTGAGGCGCGGGAGCGGGGACGCACCTGCACACACCAAGTCCAGCCCCGGTCCAGACTGAAGCCGCTGCCGTTCTGCAGCCGGCAGGTGGCCGTCAGCACGTCCTGCAGCTGCGCGCGGCTCCAGGCGGTGGCAGTGGTACACGAGATGGGCCTGGGGCCCTCGCGGCTCGCCAGCAGGACGCAGCTCACGTTCATGGCTTCATTGAGGCACACGAGGGCCCGGTTGCGCTGGTCAACTGCCTTCTTCAGAGAAGACACCCTGGAAAGAACGAACACGGCACCTCGGGGACGGGCGAGGAAGCGCGGGGGTGGGTGCCGCGTCCGTCCTCCCAGGCCTGGAAGACACCAGGACCCGGCCCCGTGACGTGCGTCCAGAGAGGAGCGGGGGCCTGCCtcggggcggctcgccggccccACCCCTACCGGAGCCCTTTCGAAGGTGCCCCCAGCTGTCTAACTGAAGCCCGGCTCTGAGGCAGCAGGACCACAGAGGACAGAGGCTGAAGCTGACGGAACCCCACTCGGCGGGCCTGGCCTAGTCCACCAGGCTCACGGCCACGGCCAACCTCGTCGGGGCCACATGGGCCAGGTGGTGCCACAGCAGGGCTGGCCTCTCCGCTGCGCTCCCGGCCATGTCCTGAGCTGGCCCCTCTGCTCCTCCGCAGCCGTGCTGTGACAGCCCAGGGGACGGCAGGCACGACGGAACGGCCTTAAGCGACAGGGGCCCGGAGCCTACAGACCGTCACCCCGGGCCACACAGAAAGGCGGGTCAGAGGACGAAGCCGCTGGGGCCTTTGCTGAGACGGGGGGGGCTGAGACCTCCGAGGAGAGGGGAGCCCTAGGGGAGAGCTGAGGCGTCGGCACAGAGAGTCTCCCCGATGGCAGGGAAGACACGCGAGCAGGGCCCAGGACGCGGCGGACGTCCCTCCCGACCTCCGGGATGGGACACGACGCGGCATCTGGGGCTCTCATTGGGGTCAGGGGCAGAGCGACAGGCCTGGCCCGAACCGCCACCGCCACCCAGGATGTCGTCCCCCCCGAAGGATACCAACCCCCAAGGACACGGCACTGGCCTCCACCCGGGCGACAGGCAGCCCAGCCGCTCACCTCCCAGAGACGGCGCCGATTCCGGAGAGCAGCTCCTTAATTTTCTGGCCAGTGTTCACCACTGTCGCTCTGGCGGGGCAGGGCGCCTCGGAGCTCAGGTCCAGGCTACAGGTCATCAGGCGGCCCCTGGCAGACAGGGCCAGGAGCCTGGTGCCACCTGAGGATGGGCACCCACGGGGCCTGGTCAACAGGCGAGAAGGGGCAAATGGCTGGAGGCACGGCACAAATGGGGCCAGAAGCCAGGACCCAGGCGAGAGAGGGGGTCCTGGCGACGGCCCTGAAGAGATGCCGGATGACCAAAGGGCCCTGGACGTGGGCCGGGGGGCAGAGCCACTGCCCACATCCACCTCACGCACGCGGCGTGCGGGCCACCGAGTCAGCCCGGTGCGGCTCTACCTTCGACGGGCCACACACGGCAGAGCTGCCTCCAGACCGAAGGGTGCCGCACACGCCCCTCGTCCTCACTCCGCACTCGCCGGGGCCTCCCCAGAAGCCGGCTCTCTCTAGCACCCGttccgtcccctcccccacccccgggctcctgggggggctcctggggagcCTCCAGGAGACAGGCTCCACCTCCTGCGACTTGGCCGCTGGTCCCCCAAGCCCAATGCCGCGGAGGCCCCGGGCCCCGGCCCGAGCTGCAGCAGCCAGAAGGGTGAGGCACAGAGCACGCCCAGGCCGAGCCGCTGCTGGGCGCAGCCATCCACACGACCCTCTCCCTGCGGTACGGACACTGGTGAGAACCGTCCACCCTGGCGTCACGGGCCTCGTGCACCACGTTAACGAGAGCGCGCACTTCGCTAACCGCGGCGCCGGGCCGACACGGCA
It encodes:
- the FAAP100 gene encoding Fanconi anemia core complex-associated protein 100 isoform X1; protein product: MAGFAPRVRYLAGFRCPLGGLAAGKPRVLCRGAEIFVSTGSELVYVYDQEGNLLTAVFRFPGRVWHLELSALRGVLYVLCAQKGVYCVSLDQASRSVSQDDGDDSDKNDEDSEDGEPPCPVIPVDPDACILPDATLCAFVVLDDVLVTLAQGPAQWKVQLFRCHRPGEDARPPGQIGEVELSTSSPLAGSLGEPTAPRFLPVLCCVSPPGCSGLCGRMPGSGGFTLERALFGLLFGVDASLLESPVILCGLPDGQLCCVVLKTLVTSRLAPGDPKALVKILHHLEEPVVSIGALRTESSGENVEDTHPDCLVALGRHGRVLAVKASWDEAGDPVPELQEYRLPGPVLCAACGGGSRVYHSTPSDLCVVDLARGGAPQDPVQPDRGSGSLPSLLCPASVSVCSVVTLSVLSEVPEGGTRLLALSARGRLMTCSLDLSSEAPCPARATVVNTGQKIKELLSGIGAVSGRVSSLKKAVDQRNRALVCLNEAMNVSCVLLASREGPRPISCTTATAWSRAQLQDVLTATCRLQNGSGFSLDRGWTWCVQVRPRSRASDPDSAGLAATYTIPVDRLGPGDRREVTLPLGPGEDGAPDLPVTVSCALHYSLREVVGGALAPPDSSEDPSLRGCPPDMLPEQDGVCLPLSEHTVDVLQCLRFPGLAAPPTQAPSPRSPAGDPVDTFLGARLGPGGEPAGPASLRAKFPPPSVATIKVSAGLLRAALGDGQPAGVSLGCATLQWLLAENSALDVVRARLLSSVRGVAPDGTDLHLVVREVTVTHLCAAGPMQAVEIQVESSSLASLCQAHHAVIGRLQRMVVEQAAQSSSPPDLRVQYLHQIQVNHETLLREVQTLRDRLSTDDEAGSRTTAERLLQVYQQLRSPSLLLV
- the FAAP100 gene encoding Fanconi anemia core complex-associated protein 100 isoform X2 gives rise to the protein MAGFAPRVRYLAGFRCPLGGLAAGKPRVLCRGAEIFVSTGSELVYVYDQEGNLLTAVFRFPGRVWHLELSALRGVLYVLCAQKGVYCVSLDQASRSVSQDDGDDSDKNDEDSEDGEPPCPVIPVDPDACILPDATLCAFVVLDDVLVTLAQGPAQWKVQLFRCHRPGEDARPPGQIGEVELSTSSPLAGSLGEPTAPRFLPVLCCVSPPGCSGLCGRMPGSGGFTLERALFGLLFGVDASLLESPVILCGLPDGQLCCVVLKTLVTSRLAPGDPKALVKILHHLEEPVVSIGALRTESSGENVEDTHPDCLVALGRHGRVLAVKASWDEAGDPVPELQEYRLPGPVLCAACGGGSRVYHSTPSDLCVVDLARGGAPQDPVQPDRGSGSLPSLLCPASVSVCSVVTLSVLSEVPEGGTRLLALSARGRLMTCSLDLSSEAPCPARATVVNTGQKIKELLSGIGAVSGRVSSLKKAVDQRNRALVCLNEAMNVSCVLLASREGPRPISCTTATAWSRAQLQDVLTATCRLQNGSGFSLDRGWTWCVQVRPRSRASDPDSAGLAATYTIPVDRLGPGDRREVTLPLGPGEDGAPDLPVTVSCALHYSLREVVGGALAPPDSSEDPSLRGCPPDMLPEQDGVCLPLSEHTVDVLQCLRFPGLAAPPTQAPSPRSPAGDPVDTFLGARLGPGGEPAGPASLRAKFPPPSVATIKVSAGLLRAALGDGQPGVSLGCATLQWLLAENSALDVVRARLLSSVRGVAPDGTDLHLVVREVTVTHLCAAGPMQAVEIQVESSSLASLCQAHHAVIGRLQRMVVEQAAQSSSPPDLRVQYLHQIQVNHETLLREVQTLRDRLSTDDEAGSRTTAERLLQVYQQLRSPSLLLV